Below is a genomic region from Brassica oleracea var. oleracea cultivar TO1000 chromosome C9, BOL, whole genome shotgun sequence.
TATAAACACATTTCGTTTAAATTTCCCAATAGTTTAACCTGACTAAAACTTAAACATGTCCTTAATTATAATCTGCAGACTTATTCATGTAGGATTAAGGGCCATCGGGTTAAACTATTAAGTAATCTGTTAAGATGATTATGTTAACTAATTGTGATTTAGTTAAATTGAAAAAAACTGTGAAAATAATCAAATTATTAGTCTAAAAAGAGCAGCTAATAAATTTAGATTTATTTGACCTTGGTGCCAATAGTATAAAAAAAAATTTATGTCAACAAAAATTTCTCTATACATTATTTGATAAGTAATTTTTAAGGTTGTTTATGTAACAACAACATCACCATATTCATTTTCATTAGAAAGATATAAAATAAATTAGTAAAATTAATGACGTAGTTTGAAGCTGATTATGAAGTAAACGTTTACATTTAATATTTAATATTTATTTTTGGTAAGTTTTTTAGAACAAGGTAATACCTCATACATCATCACTAAATGAAAGCTATTCAAATATAACATTAAAATAAAATAATAATAAAATAAAAAATATTTTTTAAAAACAAATTGACAACATTATTTAATTATATTTTATAATACATTAATACCAAAAGTTCTTCAAATTTTATACAATTTTTAAATTATAAATTTCTAATCGTAATGCTATTAGTTTCCTTTTAATATCTACAAATTTTTGAAATACTATTTAGTTTTACTTTTCGATAATTATTAAAAAATATTTCTAACAAATTTCTCTTAATTTTACTCCAATTAATTTAATATATTTTAATCAAACAAATAGGTAAAAATCTTGCTAAATTATAATTTTAAATATATAAATATTTTAAATATTTTAAATATAGTCCTGAAGTATATATTTAATTTACTTAAATAAAAATAAAAATATTGTTAAGCAAAGAATAAATCTAAAATGTTAATAATTTATTTTATTTTATTTTTTTGTGTAGGAAAACACTTAATTAGTATTAAAACTTTCTGCTGTGTACATCTTATATTAATATTTAATAAAAATGAAAAAATATTTGAATTCCCTTATTTCCCAAATATCCTCCCAATAATCTAGAAGCTCTAGTCTCTCATTCACCGACTCCACTGCAATTTTCAAAAGAGCAAAATAAATCTTTAAGAAATATAATAAATCCCCCAAAAATGTCTTCTCCCTTCCTAATCACATGGACCTTATCAACGCATTATCAGCTTACATCCTCTCCGTTCCCTGCAGCTGTATTGCACTTTCTCCACAAGCGAAAACGACTTCGGATTTACACATCACAGTCCTTTTCTCTCACCAAACCCTCACCTTCTAGAATCTCTTATCTGATTTGCTTGATATGCAAGCAATATAGTAAACCCTAAATATATAACATGAAAAAGTAACTACAGTATATTCTTCTATCAAACTTCCCCCTTTATATATTTCTCCTCTTGGATATTTACACGTATGCCTCGGTGGATATAGACCTAGAGAACGTGTGGAACTAAACCTTAACACACTCACTTTTGACAGCGTGTTAACGTGTAATTGCTTTGTATCAAAGTATATGTATGGGGAAAGGGGAGTGAAGAGATTGATTCTATACTATTAAGTTGCTTTAGGTTTCTTCCTTCTTGTCTTTTAGAAATGCTCCTTGTGGAACTCAAACTTCGTTGAACCCTTTTGGTTGAATGTGTTGCATAGTTTGCTAAGCTCTTTGCCTAGAACCGGTACTCCGCAGTAAAACACTCCTGTCAAAGAAAGAAATTCAAAGATTTAAGAATCATTTTGATGCTTTTTTTATTCTTATTGTTGTTATGGAAACTGGAAAGTGACAGCTTCTATCAAATCATGAGAGTGAAAGCTTCCATAAAAGCAGATACCCCTAAAAATACGTCGAAACTCATTGCCGTATATAAAAATGTAACAGAGCTGTGTGGACTAAGTTGAGCGAATCTAAAGATATTCTCTTTTTGTTGAAATATGTGAAGATCTATAAACCACAGAGGTAAGTGATTGTTACCTATTTTTGCATTGCAGTGCTTGGAACTTAGCTTAGAGAGAACCTTTTTCCAGTTGGGTCTTGCAAAGTGTGTTCTGACCTGAAAATTGAAAACATAAATTTTTTTGAGTTGTGGGGTTCATTATTTTACAAATGAGAAGTTGGGGACCGTTTTGAGAAAACAAAAGAATCACGTACACTAGTGCCAGAGACAATGTCGACTCCATTTTTGGCATGGTTAAGAGCTTGAACCATTGTAATGAGAGCAGAACGAGCATCACCTTCTTCATACACACTTGTCAAATAGTTATGCATCTCTATCACACCCTGTTCAACACACAAAAATAGCAAATCAACTTTGATATTCTCAGGAAAGTGCTAAGTGATTCTCTTAGGAAATATTTTTACCCGTTGGTCAAGCTCTGCTACTTCGTTCATGACGCCTTTGAACCAATCAAAAGAGCCTTGTTCTCTTGTTACCCAATAGAAGTAAGCATTTGTGGTTTTTAATATTTTCTTTCCTCTCGGTGTATTAGCATTGTTGCCACTGTTGCTTCCTGTGCTGTTCTCTGATGATCTACTAAAATCCGAGATCGAATCCTGGAGATGTAAAATATATTTATCAAATTCACATCTTCATTAGTTGTTTGAAAAAAAAAAGAGTTTAAAGATTACCGCTTGCTCCTCCATTTTAACAATGTTGTTAAGCAAATCTTTCAAGATACTGATAAATGGAGTTGCACCAATGCCAAGACCAACCAATAAGAGAACATCATATTTTCTATAGTCTTGTGCTGGTGCACCATAGGGTCCATCTATCAACAGCTTTGGCAAACTGTAACAACATTTGGCTAAACACATCAGAATGTGGGTAATTACAGTTTTTAAGTCTTTGGTTTATTGTTTTTATTATACCTTTTCTTTGTTGTTTCATCGGCTCTGAGAAGTCCGCTTTTACCGGCAACCGGTGGCTCACAAACTTCAGAGAATACTCTTTTGAGTTCTTGAGTCCAATCTCCGAGTTGTCTAATGTGAATGCTGAGATAACCATCTCCAGGTGCTGAAGTAATGGAGAATGGATGCCTAAATCAAATACAAATTAGTAAGAAAGATTTATTTGATTAATAAGATTCATTCCGTTTTTGTAAATTTTTACCATTCAAATGGAGAAACTGCTGGACACTGAACGAACATGTACTGTCCACTTTTGTAACGAAATTGAGATGGTTTCGACATTTGCAGCGTCAGAACGTTACCAGGATATATAGCAACCTAAGGGAAAAATGAAAAGAAATTAGAATTTTAACATCGAGATATGATTAACAGAGTACTCTGTTTTTGGTTTCATTCACTAACCTTTAGAAGTCGAACCGAATAAGAACCAGACCGGAAGTACCTAAGTGTTCTTTCTCCACCATAGAGTAAAACTGGTACAGCAAGATACATCCATGTCTACAAAAAGAAGAAAAGCATACTCCCTTACAAAGAAGAAAAACATACTCATTACCAATTCACTTAACCAGATTTCAACCAATAGAAAAATAGATTAGAATAAAAAATCAATAAATTTTGCATTGAAATCATAAAACAACATTAATTTTGAAACGGAAATTTTGCTCTAAAACGACATCTAATTCGAAACGGAGGGAGCATTACATTTTTTTCAACAATTAATGAGCTTTAAGTCATTTTAGAGACTTACCGTGTGAACATACCAAGGTTTGGCGAAATAAAGGAAGATACCGTGAAGCACAAGCAAGACATAGACGATGATGAACAAATGGTGGGAATACCAAAAGGCGTTAAAGCCAGTAAGACGATCAAATGGCTTTGGAAGTTTGACGAGGTTACGTCTAAACCATCTTGTTGCTAATGTGAATGAAATAGCCATCAAGATGATCATTAAAATCCCTGTGATTCCTTCAGGTCCCTTAACGAGGTCAAAGTACGTTGGCTGTTTGTGCTGAAAGTAGTGAAACAGATAGCGATTGTAATCATATTCCGTGGCTCTAACGATTCTTGGGAAATCACAAGCAATATGGTCTCCAACATGAAGGATCACGGCTACTACAATGGCTCCTGCTATTGTCTGCACATTACACAAAAGATTATTGAGTTAAAACAAAAACAAAAAGGTTCCCTTAAAAAAGCTTTTTCAAACCGAAACAAAAAAGGAAAGCGAAGTATAGCTGTCAACTTCCAGTGCGTGCACAAAGAATATGAGCCCCACATTATCAGCTTTGCTAGACAGACAGCACATTGCGTTCGAAGAGGGCTTTGTATTTAATCAGTGTTGTTTTTGACTTATAGAGTCACGAAAAGAAAGTTCTAATGGGACCTCAAGAAAATGCTCAAAAGTAACAATCAAATGGAAAGTGGAAACAAACAAAATAAAAAATAAAGTATATATTTTCAGGGTTTATTGTATAAGTTCACTAACCTTGTGGAAGTTGATGTTATCATCAAAAGGAATAAAGTAGGAGAGTCTTGTTGATCTGAGCCAAGTAATTGTGTTTCTGCAAACTGGGAAAAGTATAAGAGCCATGTTGAATTTAAGTGTCTCTGCTGCTCCTTTTGCTGTGAGTAAGCAATAACCCATCACATGAAATGCATCTTTTTGCTTGTATTGGAAGAATTTCCACAAGAACAATCCAATCATGATCATGATCCATAAAGACAAAACCCAGATCCTTTTCCAGTTTTCTTGCATGAAGTAGACGAAATCCGAGCTCATTCGATGTATTCTGCTATTCTTTCTTAACCCTTGAAGGTTTTGGCTCAATGCTTGGCTTGTATAGCTCAATGCTTGACTGTAGTTGAGGTATGTGTCTTTTTGTAGAAGCAGAGTCTCGAGTTGCCATAGCTACACAAGAAAC
It encodes:
- the LOC106318844 gene encoding respiratory burst oxidase homolog protein F; this encodes MRPFSKNDRRRWSFDSVSAGKLAVGSASTSPGTECSNGGYGEEFVEVTIDLQDDDTIVLRSVEPATAINIDISDETAGGGASGGMMTPVSISRSPTIKRTSSNRLRQFSQELKAEAVAKAKQLSHELKRFSWSRSVSGTLTSANQNDGGGGIVNSALEARALRKQRAQLDRTRSSAQRALRGLRFISNKNKNVEGWNDVQTNFEKLAKNGYIYRSDFAQCIGMKDSKEFALELYDALSRRRRLKGEKISHDELYEYWLQINDDSFDSRLQIFFDIVDKNEDGRITEEEVKEIIMLSASANKLSRLKEQAEEYAALIMEELDPERLGYIELWQLETLLLQKDTYLNYSQALSYTSQALSQNLQGLRKNSRIHRMSSDFVYFMQENWKRIWVLSLWIMIMIGLFLWKFFQYKQKDAFHVMGYCLLTAKGAAETLKFNMALILFPVCRNTITWLRSTRLSYFIPFDDNINFHKTIAGAIVVAVILHVGDHIACDFPRIVRATEYDYNRYLFHYFQHKQPTYFDLVKGPEGITGILMIILMAISFTLATRWFRRNLVKLPKPFDRLTGFNAFWYSHHLFIIVYVLLVLHGIFLYFAKPWYVHTTWMYLAVPVLLYGGERTLRYFRSGSYSVRLLKVAIYPGNVLTLQMSKPSQFRYKSGQYMFVQCPAVSPFEWHPFSITSAPGDGYLSIHIRQLGDWTQELKRVFSEVCEPPVAGKSGLLRADETTKKSLPKLLIDGPYGAPAQDYRKYDVLLLVGLGIGATPFISILKDLLNNIVKMEEQADSISDFSRSSENSTGSNSGNNANTPRGKKILKTTNAYFYWVTREQGSFDWFKGVMNEVAELDQRGVIEMHNYLTSVYEEGDARSALITMVQALNHAKNGVDIVSGTSVRTHFARPNWKKVLSKLSSKHCNAKIGVFYCGVPVLGKELSKLCNTFNQKGSTKFEFHKEHF